The segment GGGGCCCACTTTCGTCAAACTGGGTCAGCTGATGGCGTCGTCGCCCGGGGTCTTCCCTCCGGTGCTTGCCGACGCCTGTCTGCGGTTGCTCGACGGGGTTCCTCCCGTTCCGGCGCACAAAGCTCGTCGGGTGGTCGAGCGCGACTTGGGCGGCAGGATCGAGGCCCTGTTCGACTCGTTCGACGACGTGCCGCTCTCGGCGGCGTCGGTGGCTCAGGTCCACGCCTGTGTGATGCGCGACGGCCGCGACGCTGTCGTGAAGGTACAGCGTCCGGAGATCAGGCGTCGCATGCGCGTCGATCTTCGGGTGGCGTTCGCAGGCGCATCGCTGTTGGAGCGGTTCTTCGAGTTCTTTCGTATCGCCAACGCGACGGTGATCGTCCGCGAGCTCAACGATCTGACGGCTCACGAATTGAACGGTGCCGCCGAGGCACTGCGGCAGCAGAACTTCCGCAACAACGTGCATGTCTTCGGCGACAATGCGGGCGTCATGGTTCCGGAGATCTACTGGAGCCATTGCGGTCCGCGCGTGATCTGCATGGAGCGAGTTCGCGGCACTCCGGTCGGCCGAATAACGACGAGTGAACTTGCCGGGATCGACTCCGAGCTGCAGCTTCGTCGTGGTGTGAAAGTCTGGTTGGAAGCCGTTGTGCTGCATGGCCCGTTCCACGGCGATGTGCACGCGGGCAATCTGTGGGCGCTGGACGACGGTCGCGTGGGATTCCTCGACTTCGGGATCGTCGGCGAATTGCCCGAGGAGTGGCGCATCGTACTGCGTGAGATGTTTCGTGCGTCGCTGTTCGACGGCAACTACACCGAAGCTGCGAGGCGCATCCGCATGCTCGGGGTCACCGAGGGAACTACATTGGGCGACAAATTGATCGGGCTTCAACTGAGGAAGCTCTTCGAGCCGATTCTGGGCCGTGGAGCCGCCCGACTCGATCTGAGCAAGCTGGTCGCATCTCTCGTCGAGACCGGCAGACGCTGGGGCGTCGCGACTCCGGAGGAACTGGTGCTGTTCGGCAAGCAGCTCGGTTACTTCGAGCGCTACTCGGCCGCACTCGCACCGGAGTGGGTGTTGGGTCGAGACCTGTTCCTGTTCAAAAACATTCTCCCGGAAGAAGTGGCCGCAGCGGTGGCCGCGAGAAACATCGTGCTACCGGACTAGGTTCGTTCCACGGGTAGGTCGGCCGGGCGGGCCGAGTACGAGAAACTCTAAGTTTTGCGAAATATTCGGCGTCGTTCTGACCCCGAACGCGTGACCGCTCGTTGAACAATCGGCCACGGCGTTCCACCGATCCTTGTCGACGTCGACAATCGATTCGACCGTCGATGTTCGACAATGCTCCTGGGGGTTTACATGGATCCGATTTCACGACGCAGCGCTTTGAAAGGCCTCGGCCTGGCGGCGGGCTTGGTCACGCTCGGTTCGTCCGGTGCGGGTCTCGCGTTCGCGCAACCTTCACCGACGGAGTTGCGAGTGCTGGCAATCAACACCTGGCTCAACGGGACCAGGATCGACAACGGTCTCGAACTGGTTGCCGGCATCATCCAATCGACCGGCGCATCGGTGGTACTGCTCTCCGAAGCTCGCACCGCCGCAGCGGATCTGGTAGTCATCCTGGAAAGGCTGGGGTTGAAGTTCTATTCGGCACCCAGCGAAGACACCGCCGTGCTGTCCCTGTATCCGATCCAGGAAACCGGCTTGTTCGAGTACATGACCAAGGCAGTGATCGCGCCGGGCGGTGTGCCCATCGCCGTGTACGCCGCCCACCTCCAGTACCAGTGGTACGCAACCTACCTGCCGCGCGGCTACGGGGCCGGAGTGCCCGAACCCGGCCGGTTCGCCGAGTACGGCTGGGACAAGATACCGACCGGCCCGGTCACCGACGTAGCGGCGGTCACCCAGATCAACGACGAGTCCGGACGTCCGACCGAGATCGCCGAGTTCATCGCCGACGCCGCGCTGGAACAGGCCAAAGGTCGGGCCGTCATCCTCGGTGGCGATTTGAACGAACCGTCGACACTCGACTGGACCCCGGCAACCAAGGATCTGTTCGACCACAACGGAGTGGTGCTGCCGTGGGGTTCCACCCAGCGGCTGAGGGATGCAGGCTTCGTCGACGCCTACCGACACCTGTACCCCGATCCGGTCACTCATCCCGGATTCACCTGGCCTACAGACAATCCCGATGCCTCGGTGTCGTCACTCACGTGGACACCGGAAGCGGACGAGCGGGACCGAATCGACTACATCTTCGCCGGCCCGTCACCGCAGCTGACGCTGACATCGGCCGGCATCGTGGGCCCACGCGGATCGATCGTCCGCAATCAGCGGGTCGAAGAATCGACGGCCGACAACTTCGTCTCCTCACCGCTGCCGTGGCCGACCGATCACAAGGCAGTCATCGCGAGCTATCGACTGGGTTCGGGCCCGATCGGCTTGCCTCCGACTTTCGGGTCGTCCGGCGGTCGGTGACCGGAAGTCGCGAGCGAGATCGCAAGCGACCGATCCTCTTTCGCCTCGACCAACGGGTGAGGTTCCGCCGCGAATCGTCCGGCCGAGCCCTGGGCGCGTGCGATACCCGCGATACCGCCCCACACCATCATGGTCAGGTAGTCGACGAGTTCGTCGGCCGACATGGTCCGGTCGTAGATCCACCAATGTGATGCCAATCGAACCGCGCCGATCATGGCGAAGGCGATCGGCATTGCTCCTGCCGTCGAGAATTCCCGAGTTCGCAGTCTGTCGGCGGTCACCGCACTGAGCACGTCCGCGATCAGTTGCTCCGACGCGGTGATGATCTCGCGATTGTTCGCGGCGGAGTTGTTGGCATGGACGTAGATGTAGATCTCGGGATCGGTGGCTACCGTCGTGACGTATGCCGCGATCACTGCACGGGTGAGTTGATACTCGTCGAGATCCTCGGAGAGTGCTTCGTGAATCCGCGGCACCAGCACCGTCTCGATGTACCGTTCCATCGCGGCGTCGGTCAAGCCCTTCTTGTCGGTGAAGTGCTTGTAGAGAACAGTTTTCGAGACGCCGTTCTCCATTGCGATCTCGTCGAGCCCGACGGCGTGCCCATGCCTGCGGATCGCTGCCAAAGTGCCGTCGAGCAGCTCACGACGCCGCGTGATCCGGTGATCACGCCACCGGTGACTGCGCCCGTCCACCTTCGTCGCTGCGGTCACGCCTGCTGCGCGACTGCCCGCGAACCGTTCAACAGAATGGAGGCAACCAGTTCCGGGTCGTCCGTCATCGGCACGTGCCCCAGCCCCGCATAGGTCGTGACGTCCGCCTGCGGAAAGGTCTGCTGTACCAGCGGTGCCTGATACACCGGCAGCACCCAGTCTCGACGGCCCCATGCGACGGTGACGGGGACACTCTCGTCGACCGGAACGCTGAAGCGCGGCACTGCATTACCGGCCGCGTCGATCGCCCTGTTGGTGGTGATGCTCGACGCGTCGATCGTGGCCGTGGCCGCCGGAACTCGCCACGGCTTGGCATAGAAGACCGAGTTCGCGATCGTACGACCGACGACGCTCTTCATGACGGCAGGCGCGATCGGACCGATTAGTCGGGACAACGCCCTCAGCAAGCGAAAGACGAGCAGTGCCCGCGTCTGATCCCAGTGTCCGCGAAAGAAACCGGCAGGCGACAGTGCGGTGGCAGAGGCCACCGACCCTCGGGCCGCGAGTTCGAGGGCGAAATAGCCGCCGAGAGAATTGCCGGCCACGTGTGGCTTTTCTCCGTCCACCGAGACCTGCTCGAGGAATCGCTCGAGTTCGACGACGATCCATGGACCGAGATCGAAGTCCTCGGTGGGCAGTTCGGGCGAATCACCGTGTCCGGGCAGGTCGACGGTCACCACTCGCCGATGGCGCACCAGTGCGTCGACGACGCTGTCCCACGCATGCTGCCGGTGCACGATGCCGTGGATGAGTACCAACGTCGGCCCCTCCCCTCGGATCGTGTGCGCGAGAGCCCGGCCATCGATATCGAAAGTCACTGCAGTCCACTCTCTGTCGTCTACGCCGTGAAAACGTCTACTGCCTCGGGACCGGCCACCTGGCTCGGCACGGTCCGTCCGAACGTCATGGATTCGGTGAGGTCGTCGAATCGAGCGTCGATTCGATCGAGAATATAGTTCTGGCGTACGGACCACGGGCGTTCGGTTCCCGATTTCGGCAACTGGTCGAGCGACCTGGTGACATATCCGGACGCGAGATCCACGACCGGTCGGGCGGTCAGCTTCTTGTCCTGCCGGTTCGGAATCGCGCGGGTATGACCGCGAGATCTCATGTGAATCAACAGTTTCGCCACGGCTTGCGCGGTCATGTCGGCCTTGAGCGTCCACGATGCGTTCGTGTACCCGATGGACCAGGCCACGTTGGGTACGTCCTCGAGCATGTGGCCCTTGTAGACGAACTTGTCGTGCACTTCGACGCGCGCGCCGTCCAACGACAACTCGATACCGCCGATCGCCTGCAGCTTCAATCCCGTTGCGGTGACGATGATGTCGGCCGGGATCTCGTCACCCGATTCCAACCGAATCCCATCGGCGGTGATCTCGGCGATCTTGTCGGTCACCACGGTCGCGCGACCGGAGCGAATGGCCTTGAAGAGATCGCCGTCGGGCACGACGCACAGTCGCTGGTCCCAGGGGTCGTAGGTCGGGTTGAAGTGCGTGTCGACGTCGTACCCGCGTGGCAGCTGAGCCTTCGTCATCGCGCGAAAGACCTTGCGGGCCGTCTTCGGTGCGCGGCGGCAGAGCTGGTAGGAACCGACCATCAGCAGGGCGTTGCGCCAGCGAAGTGCGCTGTGGGCGAGCGTGTCCGGCAGTAGTCGCTTGGTGATCGTGGTGAACGGATCGGTCATCGGTAATGACGCGATGTAGGTCGGTGAACGCTGCAGCATCGTCACCGATGCCGCATCGGCAGCCAACGATGGCACCAACGTGATTGCGGTTGCACCACTTCCGATCACGACGACCTTCTTGCCGGAGTGGTCGAGGCCCTCCGGCCACTGCTGCGGATGCACGACCTGTCCGGCGAAGTCGTCCAGTCCGGGTATGTCGGGAGAGTATCCGCCCGCATAGTCGAAGTAGCCGGTGCACAGGAACACGAATCTGCTGCGGTAGCGCTTCGGCACGCCGTTGGACACGGTGTCGACGGTCCACAGATCCGTCGACGAGTCCCAGTTCGCCGCGGTGACCATGGTCGAGAAATGCGTGTGCTCGTCGATGCCGTTGGATTCGACGGTGTCGACGATGTAGTTGCGGATGTCTTCGCCGTGAGCGAGCAGGGTGTCGCCCTGCCACGGAGTGTGCGGAAACGCGAAGGTGAAGATGTCACTGTCGGAACGAATACCCGGGTAGCGGAACAGGTCCCACGTGCCACCTGCTCGCTCGCGCCCTTCGAGAACGGCGTAGGTCATTTCGGGCGCCATCTGCTGCAGGCGATATGCCGCGCCGACCCCCGAGATACCGGCTCCGATGATGAGCACGTCCTTGAAGTCGTCTTCGATCGAACTGCCGATCTCGGGCCACTGGCCTGGACTCTTCTTCACGTCGCACCTCGCTGTCTTGCCGAACTCCATCGAGGTTCGCGCCGGAAGCAGCGGCACCGCGACTTACATCACATAATGTGCCATTGACGAATGGCGATGTCAATGCCAGTCTTTTGGTACACCGAAGACAGGAACTCTCATGAACCGCACACGTCCCATTGGAAGCAGCGACCGATGACTCCTGTGGTGGTCGGGGCCGCAGGAGTCATCGCCCTCGTCCTGTTCACTTCACGCGGCGCAGGCATGGACTTCGACCGACGCTCTCTGGCCGGCGCGTACAAGCCGGTGCGCTCGACGTTGTCGAAGCGACTGCGGACGCGTCGACGCACGTGGTGAGCTCGGGAGCGGTCCGTTCCGTTCTGTGACATCACCCGACGTGGGCGAGTTCGATCAGTACGCTCGGACCCATGCCCGATCGGAAGTACGCAGGCAGATCCCCACAGGAGCGTTCCTCCGAACGTATTACCCGTCTGATGGATACCGGGATCGGTCTGTTCGGCACGCACGGATACGCCGCGACGACGATCGGCATGTTGTGCTCGGAATCGAACGTGTCGACCCGTCACTTCTATCGCGAGATCGGAAGCCGGACGGAGCTGCTCAAGAAGATCGTCACCACCTTGAATCAGGACGGCGAGCGCGCTGCGCGAGACGCACTGTCCGGCGACGGTCAGCAATCGGCGGTGGCGTCGATCGACGCCGCGATCCGGGCGTACCTCGGCGTCACGTGTCGCACCCGGATGTCGGCTCGGGTCTGCTACGTCGAGGTGGTCGGAGTCAGTACCGATATCGAGCTGTGGCGCATGAATCAGCGAGACGTCATCGTCGAGATGTTCGGTTCCCTGACAACTGCCGCCGCAGCACGAGGAGAACTGCCCGACAGAAACTATCGTCTGGTCATTCTCGCGATCATCGGCGCCGCCAATATCTTCGCCCAGGAGTGGGCTCTGAG is part of the Rhodococcus sp. SBT000017 genome and harbors:
- a CDS encoding AarF/ABC1/UbiB kinase family protein, encoding MTSPIPAPDDSDHDTPFVGPYSEGPPPEALEVHCSDLTRFGLEELARAVLITVVLAAATGIAVLRWPVSWVRKRRRFSVALAEGLVKGFEALGPTFVKLGQLMASSPGVFPPVLADACLRLLDGVPPVPAHKARRVVERDLGGRIEALFDSFDDVPLSAASVAQVHACVMRDGRDAVVKVQRPEIRRRMRVDLRVAFAGASLLERFFEFFRIANATVIVRELNDLTAHELNGAAEALRQQNFRNNVHVFGDNAGVMVPEIYWSHCGPRVICMERVRGTPVGRITTSELAGIDSELQLRRGVKVWLEAVVLHGPFHGDVHAGNLWALDDGRVGFLDFGIVGELPEEWRIVLREMFRASLFDGNYTEAARRIRMLGVTEGTTLGDKLIGLQLRKLFEPILGRGAARLDLSKLVASLVETGRRWGVATPEELVLFGKQLGYFERYSAALAPEWVLGRDLFLFKNILPEEVAAAVAARNIVLPD
- a CDS encoding endonuclease/exonuclease/phosphatase family protein, encoding MDPISRRSALKGLGLAAGLVTLGSSGAGLAFAQPSPTELRVLAINTWLNGTRIDNGLELVAGIIQSTGASVVLLSEARTAAADLVVILERLGLKFYSAPSEDTAVLSLYPIQETGLFEYMTKAVIAPGGVPIAVYAAHLQYQWYATYLPRGYGAGVPEPGRFAEYGWDKIPTGPVTDVAAVTQINDESGRPTEIAEFIADAALEQAKGRAVILGGDLNEPSTLDWTPATKDLFDHNGVVLPWGSTQRLRDAGFVDAYRHLYPDPVTHPGFTWPTDNPDASVSSLTWTPEADERDRIDYIFAGPSPQLTLTSAGIVGPRGSIVRNQRVEESTADNFVSSPLPWPTDHKAVIASYRLGSGPIGLPPTFGSSGGR
- a CDS encoding TetR/AcrR family transcriptional regulator gives rise to the protein MTAATKVDGRSHRWRDHRITRRRELLDGTLAAIRRHGHAVGLDEIAMENGVSKTVLYKHFTDKKGLTDAAMERYIETVLVPRIHEALSEDLDEYQLTRAVIAAYVTTVATDPEIYIYVHANNSAANNREIITASEQLIADVLSAVTADRLRTREFSTAGAMPIAFAMIGAVRLASHWWIYDRTMSADELVDYLTMMVWGGIAGIARAQGSAGRFAAEPHPLVEAKEDRSLAISLATSGHRPPDDPKVGGKPIGPEPSR
- a CDS encoding alpha/beta fold hydrolase encodes the protein MTFDIDGRALAHTIRGEGPTLVLIHGIVHRQHAWDSVVDALVRHRRVVTVDLPGHGDSPELPTEDFDLGPWIVVELERFLEQVSVDGEKPHVAGNSLGGYFALELAARGSVASATALSPAGFFRGHWDQTRALLVFRLLRALSRLIGPIAPAVMKSVVGRTIANSVFYAKPWRVPAATATIDASSITTNRAIDAAGNAVPRFSVPVDESVPVTVAWGRRDWVLPVYQAPLVQQTFPQADVTTYAGLGHVPMTDDPELVASILLNGSRAVAQQA
- a CDS encoding NAD(P)/FAD-dependent oxidoreductase, translated to MKKSPGQWPEIGSSIEDDFKDVLIIGAGISGVGAAYRLQQMAPEMTYAVLEGRERAGGTWDLFRYPGIRSDSDIFTFAFPHTPWQGDTLLAHGEDIRNYIVDTVESNGIDEHTHFSTMVTAANWDSSTDLWTVDTVSNGVPKRYRSRFVFLCTGYFDYAGGYSPDIPGLDDFAGQVVHPQQWPEGLDHSGKKVVVIGSGATAITLVPSLAADAASVTMLQRSPTYIASLPMTDPFTTITKRLLPDTLAHSALRWRNALLMVGSYQLCRRAPKTARKVFRAMTKAQLPRGYDVDTHFNPTYDPWDQRLCVVPDGDLFKAIRSGRATVVTDKIAEITADGIRLESGDEIPADIIVTATGLKLQAIGGIELSLDGARVEVHDKFVYKGHMLEDVPNVAWSIGYTNASWTLKADMTAQAVAKLLIHMRSRGHTRAIPNRQDKKLTARPVVDLASGYVTRSLDQLPKSGTERPWSVRQNYILDRIDARFDDLTESMTFGRTVPSQVAGPEAVDVFTA
- a CDS encoding TetR/AcrR family transcriptional regulator, with product MPDRKYAGRSPQERSSERITRLMDTGIGLFGTHGYAATTIGMLCSESNVSTRHFYREIGSRTELLKKIVTTLNQDGERAARDALSGDGQQSAVASIDAAIRAYLGVTCRTRMSARVCYVEVVGVSTDIELWRMNQRDVIVEMFGSLTTAAAARGELPDRNYRLVILAIIGAANIFAQEWALSCSSSAEPTDDTFTPYIDTLVELVTAALRTPRPV